ataTTTCCATTATATGTTGAAAAAAGTAATATCCCCTGAAGTGTAACGTTACCAAAAAATTGTTGAAGAAATTTCCTGATGGTCCGGTGGTCAGGACTCTGCACTTAACTGCAGGGGCCCTggtgcaatccctggtcagggaactgaaatcccacaagccacacagtgcagccaaaaacaaaatgttGTTTAGACTcaataataaaatagattttcttaAAACAGAATGTATTCAGATGTACATATATGTTCTTAAAATGGAAATAGGTGTGATTATGTGAAGTGTCAGTACCTATTTTTATACTGGTTTTTTGAAATGGATAGTTAATGCTTTGTTTTGTGGGATATGTTCCACTTATCACATTTGTAATGACCAGCAGTAGGGATTATATTCATGGACATTAGAGAAATTTCATAATATTCCTTCCCATCAAAACTTAAGAGTTTATATGATAGTATCTTTTAAATTAATGACCAGTTAGGTTTGAGTAATATCTTGAAATActtttcctggcatattgaacaATATGCAGTGAAAACCTTGTCTCTTACATCAGAAGGGGGTGGGGAATTTGAATATAACATTTTCTGGGTAAGTTTAGGTGTGGTTATCCTGTCATGTCAGACCCTAAAATGTGATTATTTCATGCATATATTGGATAGTTTAAGTGTACCAAGGAGATAGCAGTGTTGACATTGTTTTCATTGATATACATGTTTAatctttaagtaaaaataaaaaatcctcatagctacttttttttcttaaataagtgTTTTTGATGTTTGTATGAAGATAACTAtaggattttaaatatttaaatgagcaACATCAGTATCATTGGTCTAATTTTACTTCTCAACCTCTATATTGCCAATAAATTATTATGGcagcaattttaaaaatgtttgattccaagatcatctttattattttcgtGCTCTGAAACTCCACAAGACTTAGCTCAGCCATAGGAGATAGAACAGAAAGTAAGTAAATGCATCTGTCAAGACTAATATACGTGGAAGCTTGATGAGTTGTTATGTATTGCAAACTGCTGGACCACTGATTGCTTTAAAGTAAAAAATCACAATGCTGTATTTATTAGATGAAAAAACACGAGATGACGCATCCTCTTaagtggtaaattttaaaaagatacagctCCTTCTCAGCTACCAAAAGATGGAGAGTGAGCCATCAGTCATGTTTTTCCCAGCCTTCACATCACATGCCCATAACATATTTAAAGATAAAGTCGTTTGTGTTTGATGTAAACACAGGTGAAGAAATTAGGTAGAAGAATTTATAGGCctataataaaatgtaattatgaATTGAAAACTTTTCATTCCAAGGCACCTCAAAaccctttttagaaaaaaaaaaagatctttaaagaTGTATTACAGTGAAAACATGCCCAATCGCATATTTTTGAATGTATTTGCAAGTATATGTATCTATCTATGAATTTATTTAAGTGGCACTGCTCTTTAGACCTCTGATTAGTTGAATTCTTGGCTTAGTTTTTCTCCCTTGCTGTATTCATATGAATACCCATGAGCTTATACGAGCACAGAGTCTGGAGTTAGAAAATGTGGGTCTGAGCCCCCTTAGTTCTGTCGGTTCCTCGGGGAGCTTCTTACATCGCTTCATGTTGAGGATGAACCACCGCGATGTGCGGTGTCGCGCGTCACAGTCTAGCGTACCCTAAGCATGCGCCTTGTTGTTTCAGCCAAGATGACCTTGTAGCTTTAGTGCTAGTTACTCTGTGAGAGTTTTCAGTAAAGGAGATCTGTCAAATTGCTTTTCAAAGGACTTTTCAAAGTTACAGCTTTCCCATCATATCTAAAGTAGTAAGTAGTTGGGGTATTCAAGTAGACACAGCTGAGAGTCCTAGAGGCAAGATGGTGAAATCTAGCCTCATTTCACCAGTGAGAAAGCAGACCTGGAGGAGAGCTGGGATTTCCATGAGCTCATGCCCCACGCTGGAACCTTTTGAATTTAGGTTTCCTAAGTGGCAGGCtggttttccttctcctttactgCACTGCTTTTCTAATCTTGTGATTCTTCTGACTTGAATTTTCTGGCCACTGTTTGCAATTTATGAGTGAGGAAATTTGCCCCTTCTGACTCCTGTCATCTCCTGGAGAAGTCGTGTTGTGCCTCCTTCACTGGTAACCCCCACTGAGGGTTAAACCCCACGGACAATGTAGAAACCAGCGTCTGTGTACACTGATGCATATGGGCATGCCCAGTTATTTCCTCGTGGGTTCTGAATATTGACCACTGTGTTCATAGTTAAATATAAGCAAAGGTCTCAAAATTGAATTGgaaatgatacattttaattGAACTTTTCTAGTAAATTATTTTGCCTTATGCATagccatgtaaaaaaaaaaaatgtggaattttGTTGTCTTGATTTAAACATGAGCCCAAATCCCAAAATGAAAACTAGATCTAAATCTGCAACATAAATCTAAAAATGCAACATAATAGAATTATGTGAATGTACAAGGTTATTATTTTAGACCATTGAGTATCTCTTCAAAGTAAGCATATGCTCCCAAGAATAGCTCAAAATTCTGAAGGTGCCATATTGAGAATCTCCTTTAGGAAGTCCAGTTAGAATCCAAAGTAGAACATCTGGGATCATGAGAGAGTCGGATTCCTCATCTGAAAGTTGGTTGTTTTAACAATTTATAGAATTAATAGCATTAGATATAAGGCATAAGACATTATGGTAATAAAAAATCATCTACGGTTTTAAACCACCGTGGACTTCCTAAAGAAATTCTGCTCTGATTATTCGAGCAGAATGGACAGATATATTTTTCCTAATGCTAGATGGAAACATCAGGAAACAGAACAGCAGTTAGGAGTTAAAAGGAGCTGAAAGTTAACTAAGGCagccctggtggctgagacggtaaagaatctacctgcagtgcaggcgaCCCAGGTgggatcccagggtcgggaagatcccctggagaaggaaatggcaatcactcccgtattcttgcctggagaatcccatggactcaggatcctggtgggctacagtctatggggtcgcaaaagacttggatacaacttagtgactgagcaacagcaaggtgcttttttgtcattttagaaaccaatgtttcttaaaaatcaaTTCTTATTTTCTGCATTTAGTCAAGATGGTTTTTGTATGTAACTGTAACTACTGTTAAAAAAACCTTAAATGTAACAAACATTTATACTTTTTGTAAGAATCTAAGTAACTGTCTAATGTACTACTTTTTCACACAGTTGGGAGTCCTCACTTACAGTCCATTAAATAAGCGTAAACTGTTATTTTTACCAGCATTCTCTTATACAAGTAAGCAGTGCTATACCTTTAAGAATAGTGATATTTTACCAATATTTCTAGAAGTATTAAACAGAAATTAGAAGAGTAATTAGGAATTTACACATTGTAAGCACATTCTCTTACAGTAGTATAATTGGGTCCCAAAATGAAGATTTTGAAAATTGTCTTTTACAGAATACCAGGAAAAACCTACATGATAATAGCTTTTCTAACTGTGGGTACTATGGGGTTATCAAACACTTCCTTGGGCTACCTGAATTATCCTACCCAAGTCATCTTCAAGTGCTGCAAATTGATTCCTGTTATGCTAGGAGGAGTTTTTATTCAAGGTATAGTAATGATATGTTTTCATACTGTTTGAAGCTAACAGGATATGCTGTGACATCTAGCATTAGGAAAAACATTAAACTCCGATTCACATCTTTAATGAACATTCTAGGTATTGTAACAATTTTGAGTGATAATCTAATATAAATAAGATATTATAAAAACACTGATACTTCGCTGATATACCTCAGGATCTAAAATCTTTGGACTTGGGGAACACCAAaatagtattttgttttattctttttgcctgGAGTCCACTACATTGCTGAAAGGCCATACTCACATATTGAAGGCTTAGCTCAGAAGTACCCAGAAAGCTCTGTTTTCAACTCTTTGATTTTCCTACTCTCCACGGCTCCACTTGTGCAAATGGATAATTCTCATGATGAAGTAAAGCTTAAGCTGAGCAAAAGTGTTCTTTAACCCACTCTGCTGAGCCCCAACTAAGTTACAGGCCTATGAAAGCAGGAGTAAAAGAGGAAGCAGTGATAGTGACAAGCCATGGAGCAAGTTCCTATGACTGTCACGAGGAATATTCCTGTTTGGATAACACTAGATTTCTCATACAGCCCTGACTTCATTTCATGTATTATAAGCCTTCCCAAAAGagccttttaaaatgaaaatatgtatgtCAACTGTAACGTATAATTTCAGGATAATTGCTCACATAGGAAAAAATGATGATCTCAATTCctattaaaaatcacatttaactTTGTAAATGACTTAACCTGTATAAGAATATTTCATTACAACCCTTCTAAAAAGTTACACTGTGTAATTTCCTTATTTAAATGTAGATGTACTGAAATAAGTTAAACCTCACCAATTTAGAAGTTATCTGACTGTGGTATTTGCAAACTTACATATAGCCTGAATAACTACTCTGGTTGTTTTGTAAACTTATGAACTGTAAGAGACTTCGTAGGCttatgttataaaataaaagagGCACTAATTCCACAAACTTTTAAATGTTCTGATTTAATCACTATCATAGCAGATGAAAGGAGGATTTCGTGTCTAATTTAAAGGACATTTTGGTGCTCACAGgataatttaattttcagaaaccCTTCTGTGACCATCCCATGCCTTGATTAAAATGTTCTTGATCATTTCTGACATTGTATATAAAAAGCAATCCCTGCTGAGCTTGTTAGACACACAGATCCAACACTGTGCTGAATGGATGATTGCATGACGAGGTTGACTTACCCTTTGTTATACACAGGAAAGCGTTATAATGTTGCAGACGTGTCTGCTGCCTTATGTATGAGCCTCGGCCTGATATGGTTTACCCTAGCGGACAGCACGGTTGCGCCAAATTTCAACCTGACAGGTAAGGAATTATTTGTCTTCTTGGATTTTGTCAGTGTTTCAGTTCAGAGTAAGAATTTTTACAGTTTCATTAGGGTCTTACATGATGGTGTGACATCTGTGGTTCTCATATCTAGCATAAAGTTTCTGGACTGTTATATAAGATGTAGTGAAAAGGTTACAACTCTGAAACATAACCATTGTCTTCAGTCCTCTTGTATTTGGGCATGACAGGAGGCTGTTTGCCTGGTGAGAATCTCCTGTTTTCTAGTACTTGGTAGGTCAATCTTTAAAGGACTAAGTCGGAACCATACACACAAGTTACAGAACCACAGTAGTAATGGttattttcttaagaaagaaaaaagaaacgtGCACACTTACTTTTCACTGTTAGCTTCATTGTGTCCGCACccacaaaaggaaaattatatttgGAGTCTGAGGGGAAAAGTGACTTTAGAGGCGTGTGCACGCTTAGTTGctacgtcgtgtctgactcttttacaaccccgtggattatagcccgccaggctcctccatccatgcaatatctcagggaagaatactgaagtggattaccatttcctcctccaggagatcttcccaaccctgggatcaaacctgtgtctcctgcattgcagactataccgtctgagccaccaggggtagGAGTGGTTCACATAAAAAGAGATAATAGCTCGCCTCACACGAAGGTAGTGGGAGCATAGAAGTGAGATGCTGGAGGAGTGGATGTGAAAGCACCTGCCCGTGGGGTGTGGGTGATGACGACAAGGAGAGGCGGTGTCAGCAGCTCTAACTTCTCACCATGTTCGTTTAGTACAGTGTTTCTTTGAGACTTGTAACCTAATCACTAaagttcttaaacagcctgactTCACTTCTGTGTGTTATGAGCCTTTCCAAAAGagccttttaaaacaaaaatgtgtatGTCAACTACTTCACATATAAAATCCAGGATAACTGTTCAAAATAATGATCTCAAGTCCTATTAAAAATCAGTACTTTAAACATAAAACTATTATTTGATGTGATTATTAAACACAATAAGGTGATGGCATTAATGCAATTTATTagtattagttttgttttcttaaataatatCTACATGCCTGTTACAACTGAATGTGGATAAAAGTATTCTACTGAGCAAGTGTAATTTAAGGTCTGCTGTTTTTTTAGCCCAATTAAATTTCTGCTAAGTCTTGATTACTGTTCATGCATTTGAATGAGGAGGTTATTTTTTCTTATGCCTTCTTGAAGGTGTGGTCCTCATTTCGCTGGCCCTGTGCGCAGATGCTGTAATTGGGAATGTCCAAGAGAAAGCTATGAAGCTGCATAATGCTTCTAATTCAGAAATGGTAAATGCTCTCGTGCTTTTTCATCACATCAGACAGACTCAAAAATGATGATGTCCTTAGTTTTATGACATAATTATAGTACTGAAGACTTGCATTTTTGCATTGCATTTTTAAACTGGTTTATCATCACTATTTTCATAAAAGTAGCATATTCAAGTGTCATACGaaggtaaaaagtaaaatatcatcACCACCACTAATACCGTATGATAAGCATTTgatcattttttcctctctgattcaagGAGTTTGGGGCATGTTAAAAAATTTTCTCTGTTGCAtcatttttattctctctttGTATCTGGTATTATCTTCCATCTAGCAGTTTGTAATTTGCATGTAGTTTAGCTTATCTTTTGCTTCATGGCTTCTGGCTGTGCATTATTATTGAAAAGGGCTTTTCCAACTctcaaattttaagaattttatgcCAGTTGCCTCCTAGTTTTATAATCTCCTTATTTATGAAATCTTTGATCCAGCCATAGCTTTCTAAAAATTTTCTTCCATATGACTATCCACTTGCACTAGTATCACTTATTGAATAGTTCACTTttccaacttttattttaaatatcttcttcCATCCTCTCATGTTCTGATGCAGAGTTTAGAATTTTATCCTTTCCAGTTTATTTCTGCTCCGGAACTATACGACAGAAGCTTTATCCCCAGACGTTTACCATCTGTTAGGACTAGCCACTgtcattccttttgtttttcagaattttacTACCAGTAGTTACTCTTGGGTGTCCATATCCCCAGATAAACTAGAAATCCCGTTGGTATTGTGATTGCTATGGCAttgaattataaattaatttaggGAGAATGGCATCTATACACTTGATTCTTTCAGTCCAAGAATGAGGTATGACTTTCCTTTTATTCAAGTGTTTCCTTTAAATGTCCCTTAGACTTTGTACAATTTTCTTTGTATAAATccagttatttttttaactgaagctaTTGTTAGGTGTTTCATCTTTTTGCCCTTATTACTGCAAATATTATCTTTTCTTCCCATGTGTCTTCTAACTGGTTGGTATTTGTATGCGTAAATACgtcatgtgtgtgtttgcattaGTTTTACAGCCAACCACCTTGCTAGACAGACAGAGCTCACTGCATTAAGGATATGTAGGGCTGGTTACCTTGGGAGCAGGGTGGGGCATCTCTGCAGAGTCTCTGAGAACACAGGAACCTTAATCTTGGTCAGGAGTTTTCTTGATCATCACCGCTCTTCCTAGATAAGGGAAAGAGGCGAGAATTAAGGGACTGTGGGTAACTAGAAAGTTAGTGCAGTACGGTGGTTACAACGTGCACTGTGATCCGAGGTAGCCTCGGTTTATATCCTCCTGTACTAGCTCTCCTCTTTCGGGAAGATGACTTACCATCTCTTAAGTTTTCCCATCCACACACTGGTAGGAAATGATGGTCAGGAGTGCCTGACTCACCTACTGGACAGCGcaaagaactctactcagtactatgtggcagcctggatgagggGGGAGTGGACACCTGTGTACGTATGGCCACgtcccttcactgctcacctgaagctatcacagtttgttaatcggctataccccaatgcaaaattaaaaggttaagaaaaaatatatatatagcctgAAATAAAAAACGTGCCTGTCTCTTCAGCTGGTtgtgagaaataaaaaggattaattTATATAGAGCATCATTAGCACAGTACCTGACACATAGCAGGTTTTGAAGTTTGACAATAATGCTGATTCTGCTTATAAGGAGTATAATAAACCAGGATAGAAAGATTGGTAGGAAAGTTGAGAAATTAATAAATATGCCATATACtgcttattttcattatattttaatagtCTTTGCAAGCTTAATGTTTGGATTTTTCATATCTAATATGTAGTTTTCAGAGTATCTTTGTCTTGTGTATGTTTTTAGGATCCCAACACTAAAATCTGGTTTGAATTCAGTAATTAAGCtaaacaaaaaatgaataattagGTAGTCATATATGAAAGGATTAGAACTGCTGAGTTCTGTTAtacaagttgctgctgctgctgctaagtcgcttcagtcgtgtccaactctgtgggaccccatagacggcagcccacgaggctcccctgtccctgggattctccaggcaagaacactggagtgggttgccatttccttctccagtgcatgaaagtgaaaagtgaaagtgaagtcgctcagttgtgtccgaccctcagcgaccccatggactgcaacctaccaggctcctccgtccatgggattttccaggcaagagtactggagtggggtgccattgccttctctgttgtacAGGTTATGTTGTACCTAAAACTTATAAACAGGATCAACCATCATTTCCAGAAAATTAGGCCATGTCCAAACAATGATGTTACTGTTAAAGTGGTTTCTTCTGCAAATTTAATTGAATAGATTAATTGAGCTGCATATTGAAAACTACTCATTTCCGCCTTTGGTTCAATACCacttttccactttatttttctcttctctaggtTTTGTATTCGTATTCAATCGGTTTTGTGTACATTTTACTGGGATTGACATGCACTAGTGGATTAGGCCCTGCAGTAACATTTTGTTCAAAGGTAAACACTAATCacattttgtaaaataaacatCTTCCATTAAATAGTTTCCTCTGTATTTCTGATTCTCCTTGTTCAAAAAGACTGTATTTCATTTAACTTGATGACTCCTTTAATACAATATATATAGAtcagaaattagaaatgaaatgatttatatttaaatttattttatcctTGCTCTTTTctataagttaatttttaaactattcaTAATGTATAAGTtgggaatttttaatttcattattatttttccattaaatcAGAACTAAATAAGAATCTTTGCTTGATTGCATTGTTGAATGGCTTATGATTGCTCAAGAAGTTGATTAAAAtctgtaattttatttcatttataatacCTCAgagtttgttttgcatttttcgTTAGAAAAGGCTTTTTTATATGTTACAGGATCCAATTCGGACCTATGGTtatgctttccttttttccctcactGGGTATTTTGGAATCTCTTTTGTTCTGGCTTTGATTAAAATTTTTGGTGCACTTCTTGCTGTAACAGGTAAGAATGACGTACTTAATTAGATTATGTAATAAGCATGTGACTCCAGACCTGTCCTTTTAACCGTATGCCCAGCGCCGCCCAAGCTGGCGTGGTGGCTCCAGCTCCTTGGGAATCCAgtccctctgtctctctgcccACATCCTGTCTGTTTCTGTAAACTCCCTAGTGTTTACACTAGAGACAGCACTTCTGCTGACACTTGAATTGACACTTGGTTGACTAAACCCAGTTCCATGACCACAGCAACTGTAGGAGAGGCTGGGCAGGTGTCCTGGTTAAAAAATGGGATCCTTTTACTAAGGTAGAAGGAAAAATAGATTTGGGGAGTCAGGCTCTGACATGTGTTTCCAAAATAGTTctggtattcattcattcatgctttGAACGTAGAGTCTGGGAATGGAGGACCAGTAAGAGAGAGAGCTGAGCAGCACACGGTCCAGGGGAGGAAGGTGTCCTGGAGCCGCATGCGGAGTTCCTGTCCCCCCCGGGTGGGACCGGGGAGGAGGGTTTCTGGCCATAACCCCTGAAGGACAGTGAACAGAGGACAGGAAAGATGTTCATGGTTTTATCCAGCTGTGCCCACCGTTAGAGTGTTAGGATGACCTATAGATTGTCGCTTTCAAAGAATATCCCCCATTCTACCTAATCCtatcttccttggaaaaatgttTCTTGCCAGACTAAGAATGTCCTCTAAAAGATGGTGAAGCTCCATAGCAACATGGCCTCCATCAAGTACTTACTACAGTTGTACTGTAAAATTTAGCCTTATTATTTAATGTCTGTAACCCTGCTCAATTGTGAACTCCACGGTTGCAGGAGCAGtgactttctgttgttgtttttttaatttgtttccttGACACCTCATGTAGATCTTGGTGCACAGTAGGCTCTGTAAAGATTTGTCAAATATATGATTTCCAAAGTATTACCAATAGTAGGCACATTCTAAAACCTACCTTTTTCTCCCTACAGTGACAACAgggagaaaagcaatgaccattgttctttcatttatattctttGCCAAACCATTCACATTCCAGTAAGTACTTGTCAATTCAACAAGTCTCTCTACCTTTGGGTACTTTCACATTTCTTCTTAAACAGCCTTAATTTCTTTATAAAGAAACCTTTTCATCTTGACCCACATTTATGGATGTGTCTTCTCCTGTTTCAGaaatgtatgtaattattttgaaGAAATCATTTTGTACACTTAAATTGCCTAACCAGTCCCAATGCACTTGTGACCCTGTTTCTCATATAAATGAATGTGAATGATGTGGTG
This genomic interval from Bos taurus isolate L1 Dominette 01449 registration number 42190680 breed Hereford chromosome 23, ARS-UCD2.0, whole genome shotgun sequence contains the following:
- the SLC35B3 gene encoding adenosine 3'-phospho 5'-phosphosulfate transporter 2 isoform X3 codes for the protein MDLKFNSSRKYISITVPSKTQAMSPHIKSIDDIVVLGINLSRFNKLTQFFICVAGVFVFYLIYGYLQELIFSVEGFKPYGWYLTLVQFAFYSIFGLIELQLIQDKRRRIPGKTYMIIAFLTVGTMGLSNTSLGYLNYPTQVIFKCCKLIPVMLGGVFIQGKRYNVADVSAALCMSLGLIWFTLADSTVAPNFNLTGVVLISLALCADAVIGNVQEKAMKLHNASNSEMVLYSYSIGFVYILLGLTCTSGLGPAVTFCSKDPIRTYGYAFLFSLTGYFGISFVLALIKIFGALLAVTVTTGRKAMTIVLSFIFFAKPFTFQYVWSGFLVVLGIFLNVYSKNMDKMRLPSAYDLINRVMDLRKSRTLAQTV
- the SLC35B3 gene encoding adenosine 3'-phospho 5'-phosphosulfate transporter 2 isoform X2, whose amino-acid sequence is MRAPGEEAAAAAAAEAEVASAGVGEEETQEDLAQQAEGGLNKGEETNKDNFGSTECGKTRTMDLKFNSSRKYISITVPSKTQAMSPHIKSIDDIVVLGINLSRFNKLTQFFICVAGVFVFYLIYGYLQELIFSVEGFKPYGWYLTLVQFAFYSIFGLIELQLIQDKRRRIPGKTYMIIAFLTVGTMGLSNTSLGYLNYPTQVIFKCCKLIPVMLGGVFIQGKRYNVADVSAALCMSLGLIWFTLADSTVAPNFNLTGVVLISLALCADAVIGNVQEKAMKLHNASNSEMVLYSYSIGFVYILLGLTCTSGLGPAVTFCSKDPIRTYGYAFLFSLTGYFGISFVLALIKIFGALLAVTVTTGRKAMTIVLSFIFFAKPFTFQYLHLQAQPTAGQKYSRKEKVQNVEKGMCGLVS
- the SLC35B3 gene encoding adenosine 3'-phospho 5'-phosphosulfate transporter 2 isoform X4; the encoded protein is MRAPGEEAAAAAAAEAEVASAGVGEEETQEDLAQQAEGGLNKGEETNKDNFGSTECGKTRTMDLKFNSSRKYISITVPSKTQAMSPHIKSIDDIVVLGINLSRFNKLTQFFICVAGVFVFYLIYGYLQELIFSVEGFKPYGWYLTLVQFAFYSIFGLIELQLIQDKRRRIPGKTYMIIAFLTVGTMGLSNTSLGYLNYPTQVIFKCCKLIPVMLGGVFIQGKRYNVADVSAALCMSLGLIWFTLADSTVAPNFNLTGVVLISLALCADAVIGNVQEKAMKLHNASNSEMVLYSYSIGFVYILLGLTCTSGLGPAVTFCSKDPIRTYGYAFLFSLTGYFGISFVLALIKIFGALLAVTGMCGLVS